Proteins found in one Luteimonas chenhongjianii genomic segment:
- a CDS encoding AAA family ATPase produces the protein MPDPTTPAMLTDAQRDALSLAIAQVNQLVLGKPTAVTMSFVALLADGHILIEDLPGLGKTTLAHAIAATVGLEFQRVQFTSDLLPSDVVGVSVYEGSARRFEFHGGPVFTNVLLADEINRAPPRTQSALLEAMAEQQVTVDGTTHSLPDPFFVIATQNPVDLSGTYPLPDSQLDRFLLRLTLGYPDRDAERALLAGSDRRALIAEALPRLGADDLRALRDAVTAIHASPALIDYVQALLTRSRQHPGVRVGLSPRAGLALLRASRALALLKARDHVVPEDVQTLFPLIASHRLVAEADAGGGDLAASILQAVPVD, from the coding sequence ATGCCCGATCCGACGACGCCCGCCATGCTAACCGACGCGCAACGCGACGCTCTGTCGTTGGCCATCGCCCAGGTCAACCAGCTGGTGCTGGGCAAGCCGACCGCGGTGACGATGAGCTTCGTCGCGCTGCTTGCTGACGGCCATATCCTGATCGAGGACCTGCCCGGCCTTGGCAAGACCACGCTGGCGCACGCGATCGCCGCGACCGTCGGCCTGGAATTCCAGCGCGTGCAGTTCACCTCCGATCTGTTGCCGTCGGATGTCGTCGGGGTTTCGGTTTACGAGGGAAGCGCGCGGCGCTTCGAGTTCCACGGTGGGCCGGTCTTCACCAACGTGCTGCTTGCCGACGAGATCAACCGCGCGCCGCCCCGCACGCAGAGCGCGCTGCTCGAGGCCATGGCCGAGCAGCAGGTCACCGTCGATGGCACCACGCATTCGCTGCCGGATCCGTTCTTCGTCATCGCCACGCAGAACCCGGTGGATCTTTCGGGGACCTATCCGCTGCCGGATTCGCAACTCGACCGCTTCCTGCTGCGGCTCACGCTCGGCTATCCCGACCGCGACGCCGAACGTGCGCTGCTTGCCGGCAGCGACCGCCGCGCGCTGATCGCCGAGGCCCTGCCGCGGCTCGGCGCGGACGACCTGCGCGCCCTGCGCGACGCGGTGACCGCGATCCACGCCAGCCCGGCACTGATCGACTACGTGCAGGCGCTGCTCACACGCAGCCGCCAGCATCCGGGCGTACGGGTGGGGCTGTCGCCGCGGGCCGGGCTGGCGCTGCTGCGCGCGTCGCGGGCGCTGGCACTGCTGAAGGCCCGTGATCACGTCGTGCCCGAGGACGTGCAGACCCTGTTTCCGCTGATCGCCAGCCATCGCCTCGTGGCCGAGGCCGATGCCGGCGGCGGCGACTTGGCGGCGTCGATCCTGCAGGCGGTCCCGGTCGACTGA
- a CDS encoding DUF58 domain-containing protein has translation MPALTGLLRRIQGWVRPRHPEPLPVRLERRRIYILPTGFGAFVAALLGTMAIGALNYNNNPALLLCLLLVGAALASLLWTQLQLSAMEVRAIQGEPVAAGLPMPLHVHVEAPPGRERRGLRVDIEGSAATLSLDDTGGEATVALATVRRGWLTPPRLRISTSRPLGLARAWSWVWPQTRFLVYPAPEPVGPPLPSNGGDAAEPRLDPAGEELHHLRDWRSGDAPRTIAWKASARRDVLIVRELERPRGDDVTLDWRRLGGLDHEARIRRLARWVDEAERQALRYRLQLPGAQPIGPDRGAAHRHACLRALALLPEAG, from the coding sequence ATGCCCGCCCTCACCGGCCTGCTCCGCCGCATCCAGGGCTGGGTGCGCCCGCGGCATCCCGAACCCTTGCCGGTCCGCCTCGAGCGTCGGCGCATCTACATCCTGCCCACCGGCTTCGGTGCGTTCGTCGCCGCGCTGCTCGGGACCATGGCGATCGGCGCCCTCAACTACAACAACAACCCGGCGTTGCTGCTGTGCCTGCTGCTGGTCGGCGCGGCGCTGGCGAGCCTGCTGTGGACCCAGTTGCAGCTCAGCGCCATGGAAGTGCGGGCCATACAGGGCGAGCCGGTCGCCGCGGGCCTGCCGATGCCCCTGCACGTCCATGTCGAGGCGCCGCCGGGACGCGAACGGCGCGGACTGCGGGTCGATATCGAAGGCTCGGCCGCGACGCTGTCGCTCGACGACACCGGCGGCGAGGCCACGGTCGCACTGGCGACGGTGCGGCGCGGCTGGCTGACCCCGCCGCGTCTGCGCATCAGCACGTCGCGTCCGCTGGGACTGGCACGCGCCTGGTCCTGGGTTTGGCCGCAGACGCGCTTTCTGGTCTATCCCGCGCCCGAGCCCGTCGGACCGCCGCTGCCATCGAACGGTGGCGACGCAGCCGAGCCCCGGCTCGACCCGGCCGGCGAGGAACTGCATCACCTGCGCGACTGGCGCAGTGGCGATGCACCGCGGACGATCGCGTGGAAGGCCTCCGCGCGCCGGGACGTGCTGATCGTGCGCGAGCTCGAACGCCCCCGCGGAGACGATGTCACGCTCGACTGGAGACGGCTCGGCGGCCTCGACCACGAAGCGCGGATCCGCCGCCTCGCGCGCTGGGTCGACGAAGCCGAGCGCCAGGCCCTGCGCTACCGGCTGCAGTTGCCCGGCGCGCAGCCGATCGGCCCCGACCGCGGCGCCGCGCATCGCCATGCCTGCCTGCGCGCGTTGGCACTGCTGCCGGAGGCTGGCTGA
- a CDS encoding Slp family lipoprotein: MTARLLTVLTATLALAACASQPKPLRGEYVETLTPHNAILGDYTGAAVRWGGVILQLEPGPDVTCFEMMATRLTAGGRPYWTSNDTRGRFIACRPGFYDPAVFTVNREVTFTGRIAGYDTRRIGEYDYRFPRIDADVVYLWPVRERVEVITRPAPWPWWGYW, from the coding sequence ATGACTGCCCGCCTCCTCACCGTGCTCACCGCCACCTTGGCGTTGGCCGCCTGCGCCTCGCAGCCCAAACCGTTGCGGGGCGAGTACGTCGAAACGCTGACGCCCCACAACGCCATCCTTGGTGACTACACCGGCGCGGCGGTGCGCTGGGGCGGCGTCATCCTGCAGCTCGAGCCCGGGCCGGACGTCACCTGCTTCGAGATGATGGCCACGCGACTGACCGCGGGCGGGCGACCCTACTGGACCAGCAACGACACCCGTGGCCGGTTCATCGCCTGCCGCCCCGGGTTCTATGACCCGGCAGTGTTCACCGTCAATCGGGAAGTCACCTTTACCGGCCGGATCGCGGGCTACGACACCCGCCGGATCGGCGAGTACGACTACCGCTTCCCGCGCATCGATGCCGACGTCGTCTATCTGTGGCCGGTACGCGAGCGGGTCGAGGTCATCACCCGACCGGCGCCGTGGCCATGGTGGGGCTACTGGTAA
- the rpmF gene encoding 50S ribosomal protein L32, with the protein MAVQKSRVTPSRRGMRRAHDKLSAKQLSTDPTTGETHIRHHITADGYYRGKQVIQPKTRVVEED; encoded by the coding sequence ATGGCTGTGCAGAAATCCCGCGTCACCCCGTCCCGTCGTGGCATGCGTCGCGCGCACGACAAGCTGAGCGCGAAGCAGCTGTCGACCGATCCGACGACGGGTGAGACCCATATCCGTCATCACATCACCGCCGACGGCTACTATCGTGGCAAGCAGGTGATCCAGCCGAAGACGCGCGTCGTCGAGGAAGATTGA
- a CDS encoding YceD family protein, whose amino-acid sequence MSAKMPELVDAWRMVASSMRLDGRLPLASLTRLREVLADADGDDVICSIEFGRDALQQPYALLRVQAGLPLICQRTLKRFVLPLDIEQRLGLIRDEAEEAGLLPDYESLLLEGDGSLAPAALVEDELILAIPAIPVAPGSEAVERDWPVSTEEETRVNPFAALAGLKKDRNN is encoded by the coding sequence ATGTCCGCGAAAATGCCCGAGTTGGTAGACGCTTGGCGCATGGTCGCGAGCAGCATGCGCCTTGACGGGCGCCTGCCGCTGGCGTCCCTGACGCGCCTGCGCGAAGTTCTGGCCGATGCCGATGGCGACGATGTGATCTGCTCGATCGAGTTCGGTCGCGACGCGCTGCAGCAGCCGTATGCGCTGCTGCGCGTGCAGGCCGGGTTGCCGCTGATCTGTCAGCGGACGCTCAAGCGCTTCGTGTTGCCGCTCGATATCGAGCAGCGGCTGGGTCTGATCCGCGACGAAGCGGAAGAGGCCGGTCTGTTGCCCGACTACGAATCGCTGCTGCTCGAGGGCGACGGCTCGCTGGCGCCGGCGGCGCTGGTGGAGGACGAACTGATTCTGGCAATACCCGCGATTCCGGTCGCACCTGGCTCCGAAGCGGTCGAACGCGACTGGCCGGTGTCGACCGAAGAAGAGACACGCGTCAACCCGTTCGCGGCGTTGGCGGGTTTGAAGAAAGATCGAAACAACTAG
- the dnaX gene encoding DNA polymerase III subunit gamma/tau: MSYLVLARKWRPKRFAELVGQEHVVRALTNALETGRVHHAFLFTGTRGVGKTTIARIFAKSLNCEAGTSSDPCGECETCRAIDAGRYIDLLEIDAASNTGVDDVRELIDNAQYMPSRGRVKVYLIDEVHMLSKSAFNALLKTLEEPPGHVKFLLATTDPQKLPVTVLSRCLQFNLKRLDEQQIQGQMTRILEAEGIAVEPGAIRQLSKAADGSLRDGLSLLDQAIAYTGAGGEGGALGDAAVATMLGSVDRTRVGALLSALAEGDGNALLGEVATLAEFSPDWGGVLDAVSEALHRIQVRQLVPEVAVQGEGIDIDAIASAVRPEVVQLWYQMALNGRRDIGLAPSPRAGFEMTVLRMLAFRPAEGAATTPASGGVSRGTGPAAARAALGAQAASHSTHVADAVPARRPEPEPAPVARPVAKVVVEMAPKPAAATAHPEPRERAASRPQAVSVPAASTTLRSLDADGWLDLVAELPLRGPVRELAASVAFVALEGAVLRLALPESDAHLKAPIMVHQLCEALAGPLGGAPQIRFETAIAASEVAPTLHERNARARESRQSSAESSFLSDPDVQRLMSQQGAKLVPDSIRPYDEQGFQ, from the coding sequence ATGTCCTATCTCGTCCTCGCCCGGAAGTGGCGCCCGAAGCGGTTCGCCGAACTCGTCGGGCAGGAGCACGTGGTCCGTGCGCTGACCAATGCGCTGGAGACCGGGCGCGTGCACCACGCCTTCCTGTTCACCGGCACCCGCGGGGTCGGCAAGACCACGATCGCGCGCATCTTCGCCAAGAGCCTGAACTGCGAGGCCGGCACCTCGTCCGATCCCTGCGGCGAGTGCGAGACCTGCCGCGCGATCGACGCCGGTCGCTACATCGATCTGCTCGAGATCGACGCCGCCAGTAATACCGGTGTCGACGACGTCCGCGAGCTGATCGACAACGCGCAGTACATGCCCTCGCGCGGCCGGGTGAAGGTCTACCTGATCGACGAAGTCCACATGCTGTCGAAGTCGGCGTTCAACGCGCTGCTCAAGACGCTGGAGGAGCCGCCGGGCCACGTGAAGTTCCTGCTGGCCACGACCGATCCGCAGAAGCTGCCGGTGACCGTGCTGTCGCGCTGCCTGCAGTTCAACCTCAAGCGCCTCGACGAGCAGCAGATCCAGGGCCAGATGACCCGGATCCTCGAAGCGGAGGGAATTGCGGTAGAGCCGGGTGCGATCCGGCAGCTGTCGAAGGCTGCCGATGGCAGCTTGCGTGACGGGCTGTCGCTGCTCGACCAGGCCATCGCCTACACCGGCGCGGGCGGCGAGGGTGGTGCGCTCGGCGACGCTGCCGTGGCCACAATGCTCGGCAGCGTCGATCGCACGCGGGTCGGTGCCTTGCTGTCGGCGCTCGCCGAAGGTGATGGCAACGCCCTGCTTGGGGAGGTCGCCACGCTGGCGGAATTCTCGCCCGACTGGGGCGGCGTGCTCGATGCGGTCTCCGAAGCGCTGCACCGGATCCAGGTGCGGCAGCTGGTGCCCGAAGTCGCAGTCCAGGGCGAAGGGATCGACATCGATGCGATCGCCTCGGCGGTGCGTCCGGAAGTCGTGCAGCTCTGGTACCAGATGGCGCTCAACGGCCGCCGCGACATCGGTCTTGCGCCGAGCCCGCGCGCCGGTTTCGAGATGACCGTGCTGCGGATGCTCGCATTCCGTCCGGCGGAAGGCGCGGCAACAACACCCGCAAGCGGTGGCGTGTCGCGGGGAACCGGCCCGGCCGCTGCGCGCGCGGCACTCGGCGCGCAGGCGGCATCGCACTCTACCCACGTCGCCGACGCCGTACCGGCCCGCAGACCCGAGCCGGAACCGGCGCCGGTTGCGCGCCCCGTCGCAAAGGTCGTCGTGGAAATGGCGCCGAAGCCCGCCGCTGCCACTGCGCACCCCGAGCCGCGTGAGCGCGCCGCGTCACGCCCGCAGGCTGTGTCCGTGCCTGCGGCCAGCACGACGCTGCGCTCGCTCGATGCCGATGGCTGGCTCGACCTCGTCGCCGAGCTGCCGTTGCGTGGCCCGGTGCGTGAACTTGCGGCGAGTGTGGCGTTCGTCGCGCTCGAAGGCGCGGTCCTGCGCCTCGCGCTGCCCGAGTCCGACGCTCACCTGAAGGCGCCGATCATGGTCCATCAACTGTGCGAGGCCCTTGCCGGTCCACTCGGTGGGGCGCCGCAGATCCGCTTCGAGACGGCCATTGCCGCGAGCGAGGTCGCACCGACGCTGCACGAGCGCAATGCGCGTGCGCGCGAGTCGCGACAGTCGTCGGCCGAGTCCAGTTTTCTTTCCGATCCGGACGTGCAGCGCCTGATGTCGCAACAGGGCGCGAAGCTGGTTCCGGACTCCATCCGCCCCTACGACGAACAAGGATTCCAATGA
- a CDS encoding histidine triad nucleotide-binding protein — MSTLFHKIIRREIPADIVYEDANVIAFRDIAPQAPVHVLFVPKQDFATLNDVPVDAPEIVGRLAVAAAQYAKAQGFAQDGYRIVMNCNGDGGQTVFQIHLHLLAGAPLGRFGTPAA; from the coding sequence ATGTCGACCCTCTTCCACAAGATCATCCGCCGCGAGATTCCTGCCGACATCGTGTACGAGGATGCGAACGTGATCGCGTTCCGCGACATCGCGCCGCAGGCGCCGGTCCATGTGCTGTTCGTGCCCAAGCAGGACTTCGCCACGCTCAACGACGTGCCGGTCGATGCGCCGGAGATCGTCGGCCGCCTCGCAGTCGCCGCGGCGCAGTACGCCAAGGCCCAAGGGTTCGCGCAGGACGGCTACCGCATCGTGATGAACTGCAACGGTGACGGCGGCCAGACGGTGTTCCAGATCCACCTGCATCTGCTGGCGGGCGCGCCGCTCGGGCGCTTCGGCACGCCGGCAGCCTGA
- a CDS encoding ArnT family glycosyltransferase yields MQMRTVFVVLWSTIVLLKLAIAARLPLFVDEAFYWLEGQHPSWAYSDLPGLTAWLIRLGTEVFGDGLLAVRLPFIAISALVPWLVVRLTAREFDTEAAWISGCAALLMPLLGSLGVMALPDAMLALATMLCLDAGVRLLRGVTYGGALLLALGLSLGALSHYRFIAVIGVGMVALLLIANGREALRDPRVWIAIAAGAAAWIPLLVWNVDNAEAGLRFQMVDRHPWALHADGWQFLVIQAVMVTPLLFAALLSAAWRLRRAPDDAARFLALCGGLLLLAFFVLGFVADTERASFHWPLPGYLALLPLVGLVLMSWPRWLRVATWITLALGFVGVVGYYAAVSEPAVRERSAGLKWYPANFAGWDTLAEAVREELATMPADTVLIADNFKIGAELGFALGDANIRVLDHPLNRHHGRAPQLQLWDLQLDSRDELQGRPALMVIGANDVKFSALLQRYQAVCARMGELPVSRVVNADRGAQRFILAHLGAAAPAATGDCVLPAVAHIDAPLAGARVDAPFEVSGWAVKDGSGVAEVVITIDGGPVARARYGLPNQWVAERFLRGASRDPAQPRIGFTATIDPATLAPGRRWLGMEIIGADGSVERWAEQPVWIAPSRPASAP; encoded by the coding sequence ATGCAGATGCGCACGGTGTTCGTCGTGCTCTGGTCGACGATCGTGTTGCTGAAACTGGCGATCGCGGCGCGGCTGCCGCTGTTCGTCGACGAAGCTTTCTACTGGCTGGAAGGGCAGCATCCGTCCTGGGCCTATTCCGATCTGCCGGGTCTGACCGCGTGGCTGATCCGCCTGGGGACCGAAGTCTTCGGCGATGGTCTGCTCGCAGTGCGCCTGCCTTTCATCGCGATCTCGGCGCTGGTCCCATGGCTGGTGGTGCGCCTGACCGCGCGCGAGTTCGATACCGAAGCGGCTTGGATTTCCGGCTGCGCCGCCTTGCTGATGCCGTTGCTGGGATCGCTCGGCGTGATGGCATTGCCCGATGCGATGCTCGCCCTGGCCACGATGCTGTGCCTGGACGCCGGCGTGCGCCTGCTGCGCGGCGTGACCTATGGCGGCGCGCTGCTGCTCGCGCTGGGACTCTCGCTCGGTGCACTGAGCCACTATCGCTTTATCGCCGTGATCGGCGTGGGCATGGTGGCACTGCTGCTGATCGCCAACGGGCGCGAGGCCCTGCGCGATCCCCGGGTATGGATCGCCATCGCCGCAGGGGCGGCGGCGTGGATCCCGTTGCTGGTGTGGAACGTCGACAATGCCGAGGCGGGCCTGCGCTTCCAGATGGTCGACCGCCATCCCTGGGCGCTGCATGCCGACGGCTGGCAGTTCCTGGTGATCCAGGCGGTGATGGTCACCCCGTTGCTGTTTGCGGCGCTGCTGAGCGCCGCGTGGCGTCTGCGCCGCGCGCCCGACGACGCAGCGCGGTTCCTTGCCCTGTGCGGCGGCCTGCTGCTGCTGGCGTTCTTCGTGCTGGGCTTCGTCGCCGATACCGAGCGCGCCAGCTTCCACTGGCCCTTGCCCGGCTATCTCGCGCTGCTGCCGCTGGTCGGCCTGGTGTTGATGTCGTGGCCACGCTGGCTGCGCGTGGCGACCTGGATCACGCTGGCGCTCGGCTTCGTCGGCGTGGTGGGCTATTACGCCGCGGTCTCGGAGCCGGCGGTGCGCGAGCGCAGCGCCGGCCTGAAGTGGTATCCCGCCAACTTCGCCGGTTGGGACACGCTGGCCGAGGCTGTGCGCGAGGAGCTGGCGACGATGCCGGCCGACACGGTCCTGATTGCCGACAACTTCAAGATCGGCGCCGAGCTGGGCTTCGCGCTCGGCGATGCAAACATCCGCGTGCTCGATCATCCGCTCAATCGCCATCACGGCCGCGCGCCCCAGCTGCAGCTGTGGGATCTCCAGCTCGACAGCCGCGACGAGCTGCAGGGGCGCCCCGCGCTTATGGTCATCGGTGCCAACGACGTCAAGTTCAGTGCACTGCTGCAGCGTTACCAGGCGGTCTGCGCGCGGATGGGCGAGCTGCCGGTATCGCGCGTGGTCAACGCCGATCGCGGGGCGCAGCGTTTCATCCTTGCGCACCTGGGGGCGGCTGCGCCCGCGGCCACCGGTGACTGCGTGCTGCCGGCGGTGGCCCATATCGACGCGCCGCTCGCCGGGGCGCGTGTCGATGCGCCGTTTGAAGTAAGCGGCTGGGCGGTCAAGGACGGCAGCGGGGTAGCGGAGGTGGTCATCACGATCGACGGTGGGCCCGTGGCGCGCGCGCGCTACGGCCTGCCCAATCAGTGGGTTGCCGAGCGTTTCCTGCGCGGGGCGTCGCGCGATCCGGCGCAGCCCCGCATCGGATTCACCGCGACGATCGATCCCGCGACGCTGGCGCCGGGTCGGCGCTGGCTGGGAATGGAGATCATCGGCGCCGACGGCTCGGTCGAGCGCTGGGCGGAGCAACCGGTCTGGATCGCGCCATCGCGACCGGCGTCTGCGCCCTGA
- a CDS encoding transglutaminase TgpA family protein, which produces MARHGLPLDGPGRRAALLAASTCLLPLLLQLPMPLPVIIAGAAMTAALMATRGAAPGWLRTVLALAVFGVVVAQGGLHLGRDTACALLAGMLAIKPLELRTVRDARSLLGFALFAPFATFLLDQGPVSLVLGLLGAALVLAALLRLSEQESGLPAGDVRPLARLSAVMRLIAIGLPLALAAFWLFPRLATPLWGLPDLSTARPGLSDEMSPGDWIDLLADDAPALRASFRGPEPAPRDMYWRGPTLMHYDGRTWTASSWLRAAPPAPVEHGATVWDYDLALEPTERNLLVALEMPLALPDGMRAAHEHTLTSERKLDRVTRWQLRSAPPVRFEADLPAAMRQLALQLPEGFNPRTRALARQWRAETADDGALVERALAWIRSDFAYTLTTPLAGRHAVDEFLFEQRAGFCEHFSSAFAILMREAGIPARVVTGYTGGVRNRYGNYWIVRRMDAHAWNEVWLEGRGWVRVDPTAAVAPERIYDTLADRLGGGGAGETVLPIADLGDWVLRGWNDFVLGFDAARQQRMLQRVGLERMETGGLAALFALCAALALGWMTWWIARSEYERDPLLRAWHRLDRRYARRGLGRARHEPALAWAERVLAAHPGEHALLALTRRFVAARYAPASSDATLITALRAHRPTPETRQ; this is translated from the coding sequence ATGGCCCGCCATGGCCTGCCGCTCGATGGGCCCGGGCGCCGCGCGGCGCTGCTGGCGGCGTCCACATGCCTGTTGCCGTTGCTGCTGCAGCTGCCGATGCCGCTGCCGGTGATCATCGCCGGCGCCGCCATGACCGCAGCACTGATGGCAACGCGGGGCGCGGCACCCGGGTGGCTGCGGACCGTTCTCGCGCTCGCGGTCTTTGGCGTGGTTGTCGCCCAGGGAGGGCTGCACCTCGGCCGCGACACCGCCTGCGCCCTGCTCGCCGGCATGCTGGCGATCAAACCGTTGGAGCTGCGGACCGTCCGCGATGCCCGCAGCCTGCTCGGGTTCGCCCTGTTCGCGCCGTTCGCGACCTTCCTGCTGGACCAGGGACCGGTGTCGCTGGTCCTCGGACTGCTCGGCGCCGCTCTCGTGCTTGCCGCACTGCTGCGCCTGTCGGAGCAGGAGTCGGGACTGCCGGCGGGGGATGTGCGCCCGCTTGCCCGCTTGAGCGCCGTCATGCGCCTGATCGCGATCGGACTGCCCCTTGCGCTCGCCGCGTTCTGGCTGTTCCCGCGTCTGGCCACGCCGCTGTGGGGTCTGCCCGACCTGTCGACCGCGCGACCCGGGCTGTCGGACGAGATGTCGCCGGGCGACTGGATCGACCTGCTCGCCGACGACGCCCCTGCCCTGCGTGCCAGCTTCCGAGGCCCGGAACCCGCGCCGCGCGACATGTACTGGCGCGGTCCGACGCTGATGCACTACGACGGACGCACGTGGACCGCCTCGTCGTGGCTGCGTGCGGCGCCGCCGGCGCCGGTGGAACACGGCGCGACGGTGTGGGACTACGACCTTGCGCTGGAGCCCACCGAGCGCAACCTGCTGGTGGCGCTCGAGATGCCGCTGGCGTTGCCCGACGGCATGCGCGCCGCGCACGAGCACACGCTGACCAGCGAGCGCAAGCTGGACCGGGTGACGCGGTGGCAGCTGCGTTCCGCGCCGCCGGTACGCTTCGAGGCCGACCTGCCCGCTGCCATGCGGCAGCTCGCGCTGCAGTTGCCGGAGGGCTTCAATCCGCGCACGCGTGCGCTTGCCCGGCAGTGGCGCGCCGAAACCGCGGACGACGGCGCCCTGGTCGAGCGCGCCCTGGCCTGGATCCGCAGCGACTTCGCCTACACGCTCACCACGCCGCTGGCCGGCCGGCACGCGGTGGACGAATTCCTGTTCGAGCAGCGCGCCGGCTTCTGCGAACATTTCAGTTCAGCGTTTGCGATTCTGATGCGCGAAGCCGGCATCCCTGCCCGCGTGGTCACCGGCTATACCGGGGGCGTCCGCAACCGCTATGGCAACTACTGGATCGTGCGGCGCATGGATGCCCATGCATGGAATGAGGTCTGGCTCGAGGGGCGCGGCTGGGTACGCGTGGATCCGACCGCCGCCGTCGCGCCGGAACGCATCTACGACACGCTCGCCGACCGCCTCGGCGGCGGCGGTGCGGGCGAGACAGTGCTGCCGATCGCGGACCTGGGGGACTGGGTGCTGCGCGGCTGGAACGACTTCGTGCTCGGCTTCGATGCCGCCCGCCAGCAGCGCATGCTCCAGCGGGTGGGCCTGGAGCGCATGGAAACCGGCGGGCTGGCGGCGCTGTTCGCACTGTGCGCGGCGCTTGCGCTGGGCTGGATGACTTGGTGGATCGCACGCAGCGAGTACGAGCGCGACCCGCTGCTGCGCGCCTGGCATCGGCTCGACCGTCGCTACGCGCGCCGCGGCCTGGGCCGCGCCCGCCACGAGCCGGCACTCGCCTGGGCGGAGCGGGTACTCGCCGCGCATCCGGGCGAGCACGCGCTGCTTGCCCTCACCCGCCGCTTCGTCGCGGCCCGCTACGCTCCGGCGTCGTCGGACGCCACGCTGATCACGGCGCTGCGCGCCCACCGCCCCACCCCGGAGACCCGCCAATGA
- a CDS encoding Maf family protein — protein sequence MSRPLILGSTSQYRRDLLGRLRLPFTCERPDVDETPQHGERPDALASRLALAKAVDVAARHPGAWVIGSDQVATLDGRPLGKPGDRATAIAQLSAMSGQSVIFHTALAIVSHGQPPLQAQDRTEVVFRELGPGEIARYVDAEQPFDCAGSFKCEGLGIALFDAIRSEDPTALIGLPLIATARLLRVAGYAVP from the coding sequence GTGAGCCGGCCGCTGATCCTCGGCTCCACCTCCCAATACCGCCGCGACCTGCTCGGGCGTCTGCGCCTGCCCTTCACCTGCGAACGACCGGACGTCGACGAGACGCCGCAGCATGGCGAGCGCCCCGACGCGCTCGCCAGCCGCCTCGCGCTGGCGAAGGCGGTCGACGTCGCGGCGCGCCACCCCGGCGCCTGGGTGATCGGATCGGACCAGGTCGCCACGCTCGACGGGCGGCCGCTTGGAAAGCCTGGCGACCGCGCCACCGCGATCGCCCAGCTGTCGGCGATGTCGGGCCAGAGCGTCATCTTCCATACCGCCCTGGCGATCGTCAGCCACGGCCAGCCGCCGCTGCAGGCGCAGGACCGCACCGAAGTGGTCTTCCGCGAACTCGGGCCTGGCGAGATCGCGCGCTATGTCGACGCCGAGCAGCCGTTCGACTGCGCAGGCAGCTTCAAGTGCGAAGGCCTGGGCATCGCGCTGTTCGATGCGATCCGCAGCGAAGACCCGACCGCACTGATCGGCCTGCCGCTCATCGCGACGGCGCGACTGCTGCGCGTGGCGGGTTACGCCGTGCCCTGA
- the recR gene encoding recombination mediator RecR: MPLLEQLIDALRVLPGVGQKSAQRMAYHVLERGREGGARLAAVLAEAVEKIGHCQRCRDFSETPVCPTCASAARDVQTLCVVETPADRLAIEQATGYRGFYFVLQGRLSPLDGIGPGELGLDLLGARLAEGEVRELIIATNPTVEGEATAHFLAQIARQHGVRPSRPAHGLPLGGELEYVDRGTLSHAFGSRAEVT; encoded by the coding sequence GTGCCGCTGCTCGAACAGCTGATCGACGCGCTGCGCGTGCTGCCCGGTGTCGGGCAGAAATCCGCGCAGCGCATGGCCTATCACGTGCTCGAGCGCGGGCGCGAGGGCGGCGCGCGGCTGGCTGCGGTACTTGCCGAGGCGGTCGAGAAGATCGGCCACTGCCAGCGCTGCCGTGACTTCAGCGAGACGCCGGTCTGCCCGACCTGCGCAAGCGCGGCGCGCGACGTGCAGACGCTGTGCGTCGTGGAGACGCCCGCCGACCGGCTCGCGATCGAACAGGCGACCGGCTACCGCGGTTTCTATTTCGTGCTGCAGGGCCGGCTGAGTCCGCTCGACGGGATCGGGCCGGGGGAGCTGGGCCTGGACCTGCTCGGCGCGCGCCTGGCCGAAGGCGAGGTGCGCGAACTGATCATCGCGACCAATCCCACGGTTGAAGGTGAGGCGACCGCGCACTTCCTCGCGCAGATCGCGCGCCAGCACGGCGTGCGGCCGAGTCGACCCGCGCACGGGCTGCCGCTCGGCGGCGAGCTGGAATACGTCGACCGGGGCACGCTGTCGCATGCCTTCGGCAGCCGCGCCGAAGTGACCTGA
- a CDS encoding YbaB/EbfC family nucleoid-associated protein, giving the protein MRGNIAQLMQQAQKMQENMQRVQQELASLEVEGSAGGGMVAVTLTGNKECRKVRIDPSVLSDPEMAEDLIAAAFNDASNKIDEESKARMAGATAGMPLPPGMKLPF; this is encoded by the coding sequence ATGCGTGGAAACATCGCCCAGTTGATGCAGCAGGCGCAGAAGATGCAGGAAAACATGCAGCGCGTGCAGCAGGAGCTCGCCAGCCTCGAGGTCGAGGGCAGCGCGGGCGGCGGCATGGTCGCTGTCACCCTGACCGGCAACAAGGAGTGCCGCAAGGTGCGCATCGATCCTTCGGTGCTGTCGGACCCGGAGATGGCCGAGGATCTGATCGCCGCAGCCTTCAACGATGCCTCGAACAAGATCGACGAGGAGTCCAAGGCGCGGATGGCGGGTGCGACGGCGGGCATGCCGCTGCCGCCCGGCATGAAGCTGCCGTTCTGA